From the Paludisphaera mucosa genome, one window contains:
- a CDS encoding AAA family ATPase produces the protein MTPQHSTEAAPPAQEELYALTSRLLENVGQVVLGKADSIKLAVVALLAQGHVLIEDVPGVGKTLLARALAASIDCSFRRIQFTPDLLPSDVLGSSVFHAPSSEFVFKPGPVFGNVVLADEINRTTPRTQSALLEAMSDRQVSIEGTTYPLEAPFIVLATQNPYEFEGTYVLPESQLDRFMIRIRMGYPVRAEERRLLHDHRVGEPVKTLQAVITAEEVVQLQDGVRRVRVDDAIADYLLDIVHLTRRSEDLHVGVSTRGALTLYRAAQSMAMVSGRDFVVPDDVKSLCVPVLAHRVLGKSFLQAGEFGAAEAIIRDIVDRVKVPT, from the coding sequence ATGACCCCACAGCACTCGACCGAAGCCGCCCCCCCCGCTCAGGAAGAACTCTACGCTCTGACGAGCCGGCTGCTGGAAAACGTCGGTCAAGTGGTGCTCGGCAAGGCCGACTCCATCAAGCTCGCCGTGGTCGCCCTGCTCGCCCAGGGGCACGTCCTGATCGAGGACGTCCCGGGCGTGGGCAAGACGCTCCTGGCGCGGGCCCTGGCGGCCAGTATCGACTGTTCGTTCCGGCGAATCCAGTTCACGCCCGATCTTCTCCCCTCCGACGTCCTGGGCTCGAGCGTCTTCCACGCCCCGTCGAGCGAGTTCGTCTTCAAGCCCGGCCCGGTCTTCGGCAACGTCGTGCTGGCCGACGAGATCAACCGCACCACCCCGCGGACCCAGAGCGCCCTGCTCGAGGCCATGAGCGACCGCCAGGTCTCCATCGAGGGGACGACCTACCCGCTCGAAGCCCCGTTCATCGTGCTGGCCACGCAGAACCCCTACGAGTTCGAGGGGACCTACGTCCTGCCCGAGAGCCAGCTCGACCGCTTCATGATCCGGATCCGCATGGGATACCCCGTGCGGGCCGAGGAGCGCCGGCTGCTCCACGACCACCGCGTCGGCGAGCCGGTCAAGACCCTCCAGGCCGTCATCACGGCCGAGGAGGTCGTCCAGCTGCAGGACGGCGTCCGCCGGGTCCGGGTCGACGACGCCATCGCCGACTACCTGCTCGACATCGTCCACCTGACGCGCCGGAGCGAGGACCTGCACGTCGGCGTCAGCACCCGCGGCGCCCTGACGCTCTACCGAGCGGCCCAGAGCATGGCCATGGTCTCGGGCCGCGACTTCGTCGTCCCCGACGACGTGAAGTCGCTCTGCGTCCCCGTCCTCGCCCACCGCGTGCTCGGCAAGTCGTTCCTCCAGGCGGGCGAGTTCGGCGCGGCCGAGGCCATCATCCGGGACATCGTCGACCGCGTCAAAGTCCCGACCTGA
- a CDS encoding DUF58 domain-containing protein, with protein MAVDERPRSARSKRGAGRIAKGLIQALVPTERTLVTREGFCYFGVMLVLLAAGMLQQINLILLVATTAVGPFVASWFGSRAMLRRLIVLRRTPGYIFAGDPLVVDYTLENGRRRMAALALFLEDQLVSTERGATGAASTPQVFFPRVAARDRARLRWQGDAPRRGKYRFQNLDLGTRAPFGIVERRVTIPLPEPLFVYPRIGRLTRRWFQLQRQTSENRLGRRHDRSAQQEEYHGLRDYRSGDSPRWIHWRTSARRGELMVKEFEQQNEQDLAILIDPWLPRTKVPPQQREAMEQAISFAATVCLETCRRQGRRLVLGWTGATPGVIQGPASVKLLHELLEQLAVLRPVNEGGLAELLDALPPPTLRDALLIVASTRPINLMEEAERSTRLTTTSARSLTGRVLAFNASQGELDGLIQFAEADTRGLLEQRISNAETDRFNSQEERRRGMFAGESEDGGGVIIEETVAPDEPPTWRAWKGGRS; from the coding sequence ATGGCCGTGGACGAAAGACCCCGCAGCGCACGCTCCAAGCGAGGGGCCGGCCGGATCGCCAAGGGCCTGATCCAGGCCCTGGTGCCGACCGAGCGCACCCTCGTGACCCGCGAGGGCTTCTGCTACTTCGGCGTGATGCTCGTGCTGCTGGCGGCGGGCATGCTCCAGCAGATCAACCTCATCCTCCTGGTGGCCACCACGGCCGTCGGCCCGTTCGTGGCCTCGTGGTTCGGCAGCCGGGCGATGCTCAGGCGTCTGATCGTGCTCCGCCGCACGCCCGGCTACATCTTCGCGGGCGACCCCCTGGTCGTCGACTACACGCTCGAGAACGGCCGGCGGCGGATGGCGGCCCTGGCCCTCTTCCTGGAGGACCAGCTCGTCTCGACCGAGCGGGGGGCGACCGGCGCGGCGTCGACGCCCCAGGTCTTCTTCCCCCGCGTCGCCGCCCGCGACCGCGCGCGGCTCCGCTGGCAGGGCGACGCCCCCCGGCGCGGCAAGTACCGGTTCCAGAACCTGGACCTGGGGACCCGGGCCCCCTTCGGGATCGTCGAGCGTCGCGTGACGATCCCGCTGCCCGAGCCGCTGTTCGTCTACCCCCGGATCGGCCGCCTGACCCGGCGCTGGTTCCAGCTCCAGCGCCAGACCAGCGAGAATCGGCTGGGGCGGCGGCACGACCGCTCGGCGCAGCAGGAGGAGTACCACGGCCTCCGCGACTACCGCTCGGGCGACAGCCCCCGGTGGATCCACTGGCGGACCTCGGCCCGCCGCGGCGAGCTGATGGTCAAGGAGTTCGAGCAGCAGAACGAGCAGGACCTGGCGATCCTGATCGACCCCTGGCTGCCGCGCACCAAGGTCCCGCCTCAGCAGCGCGAGGCGATGGAGCAGGCGATCTCGTTCGCGGCGACCGTCTGCCTGGAGACCTGCCGCCGCCAGGGGAGGCGGCTCGTCCTGGGCTGGACCGGGGCCACGCCGGGCGTGATCCAGGGTCCGGCCTCCGTCAAGCTCTTGCACGAGCTGCTGGAGCAGCTCGCCGTGCTCCGGCCGGTGAACGAGGGGGGCCTGGCCGAGCTGCTCGACGCCCTGCCGCCCCCGACCCTGCGCGACGCGCTGCTGATCGTGGCCTCGACGCGGCCGATCAACCTGATGGAGGAGGCCGAGCGCTCCACCCGGCTCACGACGACCTCGGCGCGCAGCCTGACGGGCCGCGTGCTGGCCTTCAACGCCTCGCAGGGGGAGCTCGACGGCCTGATCCAGTTCGCCGAGGCCGACACCCGCGGCCTGCTCGAACAGCGGATCTCCAACGCCGAGACCGATCGCTTCAACAGCCAGGAAGAGCGCCGCCGCGGGATGTTCGCGGGCGAGTCCGAGGACGGCGGCGGGGTCATCATCGAGGAGACCGTCGCGCCCGACGAGCCGCCGACCTGGCGGGCATGGAAAGGGGGCCGGTCGTGA
- a CDS encoding transglutaminase TgpA family protein: MNSLLVYRASFYVMMTLATTALSADPTDDRGGWLLPPLVAAAGLVAFLTVDRKPEWSLPSGLATLLGIGSLGMLYIEYSMDETQAIRCLGHWLVFLQLIKYFLPKSIEDDWVLFLVGLMQVLIGAVINVGDQVGVWLFLWAVSAVWVLGQFFLQREARRFLSPTPARARAPMEPLREDPYRRLFDFAYFTATARVLALTLGLGFFVFLLLPRQQGATRSRFGPTSTKHLTGFDEEVALGQLGEILENDTAVMTVEFQDRSRAPATPPVEPLWRGVTLNNYDKGRWRRQNYRQTRTFPSFREKGADARKVLRQLVKLEANDSPTLFGIRPFVEVIGGPRQSPNLNGLDGTVFRNEARGPYDYEVISDLDPTVPQLGEEAPGEDRIKNVLLGVAPDVKEALKAVADPIVEKIPVDDSLARARALEAYFRDSQTFAYSLEMSSVDDSLDPVVDFVVNRKEGHCEYFASALALMLRSIDIPSRMVNGFKGGDWNEFTQSMTVRQKHAHSWVEAYMGRNRQGQPIWVSFDPTPGNEREKSVAQVGGLASNFRGVTDLFRYVWVFYILGYDSNRQAKLYSPVRQLFQQIRVGYGIIWKWASETFARYFHFGSLQSLVSVKGFIASFLFLCVLAAGTRGAIWLVKRLLARWRGSTDDNQGATAGILFYRRLTQLLADYDLKRSPAETQGEFAHRAFRFLSGRGDGGQEVAELPEKVVAAFYQVRFGHLDLSPETLEELERSLDVLETRLSEPAAR, from the coding sequence GTGAACAGCCTGCTCGTCTATCGGGCCAGCTTCTACGTCATGATGACGCTGGCCACCACCGCCCTGAGCGCCGACCCGACCGACGACCGCGGCGGCTGGCTGCTGCCCCCCCTGGTGGCCGCGGCCGGGCTCGTCGCCTTCCTCACCGTCGACCGCAAGCCGGAGTGGTCGCTCCCCTCGGGCTTGGCCACGCTGCTGGGGATCGGCTCGCTGGGGATGCTCTACATCGAGTACTCGATGGACGAGACCCAGGCCATCCGCTGCCTGGGGCACTGGCTGGTCTTCCTGCAGCTCATCAAGTACTTCCTGCCCAAGTCGATCGAGGACGACTGGGTGCTCTTCCTCGTCGGCCTGATGCAGGTCCTGATCGGGGCGGTCATCAACGTCGGCGACCAGGTGGGCGTCTGGCTCTTCCTCTGGGCCGTGTCGGCCGTCTGGGTGCTGGGCCAGTTCTTCCTCCAGCGCGAGGCTCGCCGGTTCCTGAGCCCGACCCCGGCGCGGGCGCGGGCCCCGATGGAGCCGCTGCGCGAGGACCCTTACCGCCGGCTCTTCGACTTCGCCTACTTCACGGCGACGGCCCGCGTGCTGGCCCTGACGCTGGGGCTGGGGTTCTTCGTCTTCCTGCTCCTCCCCCGGCAGCAGGGGGCGACGCGGTCGCGGTTCGGGCCGACCTCGACGAAGCACCTCACCGGCTTCGACGAGGAGGTCGCCCTCGGCCAGCTCGGCGAGATCCTCGAGAACGACACGGCGGTGATGACCGTCGAGTTCCAGGACCGTTCGCGGGCCCCGGCGACCCCTCCCGTCGAGCCGCTCTGGCGGGGCGTCACTCTCAACAACTACGACAAGGGCCGCTGGCGCAGGCAGAACTACCGCCAGACGCGCACGTTCCCCAGCTTCCGGGAGAAGGGGGCGGACGCCCGCAAGGTGCTCCGCCAGCTCGTGAAGCTGGAGGCCAACGACTCTCCCACGCTTTTCGGGATCCGCCCCTTCGTCGAGGTGATCGGCGGGCCGCGGCAGTCGCCGAACCTCAACGGGCTCGACGGCACCGTCTTCCGCAACGAGGCCCGCGGCCCCTACGACTACGAGGTCATCTCCGACCTCGACCCCACGGTCCCCCAGCTCGGCGAGGAGGCGCCCGGCGAGGACCGGATCAAGAACGTGCTGCTGGGCGTCGCCCCCGACGTCAAGGAGGCCCTGAAGGCCGTCGCCGATCCGATCGTCGAGAAGATCCCCGTCGACGACTCCCTGGCCCGCGCCCGGGCCCTGGAGGCCTACTTCCGCGACTCCCAGACCTTCGCCTATTCGCTGGAGATGTCGTCCGTCGACGATTCGCTCGACCCGGTCGTGGACTTCGTCGTCAACCGCAAGGAAGGGCACTGCGAGTACTTCGCCAGCGCGCTGGCGCTGATGCTCCGGTCGATCGACATCCCCTCGCGGATGGTCAACGGTTTCAAGGGGGGGGACTGGAACGAGTTCACGCAGTCCATGACCGTGCGCCAGAAGCACGCCCACAGCTGGGTGGAGGCCTACATGGGCCGGAACCGGCAGGGGCAGCCGATCTGGGTCTCCTTCGACCCCACGCCGGGCAACGAGCGCGAGAAATCGGTCGCGCAGGTGGGGGGCCTGGCCTCGAACTTCCGGGGCGTGACGGACCTCTTCCGGTACGTCTGGGTCTTCTACATTTTGGGCTACGACTCGAACCGCCAGGCCAAGCTCTACAGCCCGGTGCGGCAGCTTTTCCAGCAGATCCGCGTGGGCTACGGCATCATCTGGAAATGGGCGTCCGAGACCTTCGCCCGCTACTTCCACTTCGGCAGCCTGCAATCCCTGGTGAGCGTCAAGGGCTTCATCGCCTCGTTCCTGTTCCTCTGCGTGCTGGCCGCGGGGACGAGGGGCGCGATCTGGCTCGTGAAGCGGCTCCTCGCCCGCTGGCGGGGCTCGACCGACGACAACCAGGGGGCGACGGCGGGGATCCTCTTCTACCGCCGCTTGACGCAGCTGCTGGCCGACTACGACCTCAAGCGCTCCCCCGCCGAGACCCAGGGCGAATTCGCCCACCGCGCCTTCCGGTTCCTGAGCGGCCGGGGCGACGGCGGGCAAGAGGTCGCAGAGCTGCCCGAGAAGGTCGTCGCGGCCTTCTACCAGGTCCGCTTCGGCCATCTCGACCTCTCTCCCGAGACCCTCGAAGAGCTGGAGCGCAGCCTCGACGTCCTGGAAACCAGGCTGAGCGAGCCGGCCGCCCGCTGA
- a CDS encoding D-2-hydroxyacid dehydrogenase, with protein MKIVVLDGRTLNDDPRAWSGLDAFGAVEYHDVTAPDEVAERASGAEVLIINKCPIRADLIAGLPDLRFIAVTATGFDCVDVEAAKGREIVVSNVRGYSTDSVAQVTFALILELTLHVGLHSDAVLAGEWAAQPDFSIRKSPLIELAGKTLGIVGLGRIGRRVAEVAGAFGMNVIAHRPSGKPPAPDDPIPAFALEDLFRRADVVTLHCPLTPKTKGLVNRELLRLAKPTAFLINTGRGPLVVEQDLADALNEGLIAGAGVDVVSREPIDPANPLLKAKNIVITPHIAWATAEARERLMAATVENVAAYAAGKPINLVG; from the coding sequence GTGAAGATCGTCGTGCTCGACGGCCGAACCCTCAACGACGACCCCCGAGCCTGGTCCGGCCTGGACGCCTTCGGCGCGGTCGAATACCACGACGTCACCGCCCCCGACGAGGTCGCCGAGCGGGCCTCGGGGGCCGAGGTCCTGATCATCAACAAGTGCCCGATCCGCGCGGACCTGATCGCCGGGCTGCCCGACCTGCGGTTCATCGCCGTGACGGCGACCGGCTTCGACTGCGTCGACGTCGAGGCGGCGAAGGGGCGCGAGATCGTCGTCTCCAACGTCCGGGGCTACAGCACCGACTCGGTCGCGCAGGTGACGTTCGCCCTGATCCTGGAGCTGACCCTGCACGTCGGCCTGCACTCCGACGCCGTCCTCGCCGGCGAGTGGGCGGCCCAGCCCGACTTCTCGATCCGCAAGTCGCCGCTGATCGAGCTGGCCGGCAAGACGCTCGGCATCGTCGGCCTGGGCCGGATCGGCCGCCGCGTGGCCGAGGTCGCCGGCGCGTTCGGCATGAACGTGATCGCCCACCGCCCCAGCGGCAAGCCGCCCGCCCCCGACGACCCGATCCCGGCCTTCGCGCTCGAAGACCTTTTCCGGCGCGCCGACGTCGTGACCCTCCACTGCCCGCTGACGCCGAAAACGAAGGGCCTGGTGAATCGCGAGCTGCTCAGGCTCGCCAAACCGACCGCCTTCCTCATCAACACCGGCCGCGGCCCCCTGGTCGTCGAGCAGGACCTGGCCGACGCCTTGAATGAGGGCCTGATCGCCGGCGCGGGGGTCGACGTGGTCTCGCGCGAACCCATCGACCCGGCGAATCCTCTGCTGAAGGCGAAGAACATCGTCATCACCCCCCACATCGCCTGGGCCACCGCCGAAGCCCGCGAGCGCCTGATGGCCGCCACCGTGGAGAACGTCGCCGCCTACGCCGCCGGCAAGCCGATCAACCTCGTCGGCTGA
- a CDS encoding glycosyltransferase family 4 protein, which yields MADGDDGETPLDVVILAGRLGLDDDGWPLGPLLDRLEGRGIAPRVVCTERPDARRDPRIVEVPSLGRRWLKGLAVRRLFHGRTIPRPAVLHALHEETTETALAMAETWRIPYIQTVDDFLVAEDGLRISRRWLHAFVVSSDELRDVLTDDLAVPADRVTVIPPGILVEPAPSSPPSRSGEPKVPVVGVAGPPLAETGFAIFLEAAKIVLARGRDLEFLIAVQGGDSLEVRRHAMALRIQERVTVADFDVVGPRLWSVLDVYCQPSLEPSAGRTLTLALVQGVPSIAANVRGLRGLIEPGRSGLLVPPDDPASLADAMLDLLDHPERAQDLGAAARTTLRARFDLDAEADKLAALYRKAAEPPPSPADAGSTPSTGAPSTS from the coding sequence GTGGCGGACGGAGACGACGGCGAGACGCCCCTGGATGTGGTGATCCTGGCCGGCAGGCTGGGGCTCGACGACGACGGCTGGCCGCTCGGGCCGCTCCTGGACCGCCTGGAAGGGCGCGGGATCGCCCCCCGGGTCGTCTGCACCGAACGCCCCGACGCGCGCCGGGATCCGCGGATCGTCGAGGTCCCCTCGCTCGGCCGCCGCTGGCTCAAGGGCCTGGCCGTCCGCCGGCTCTTCCACGGCCGGACGATCCCCCGCCCCGCCGTGCTCCACGCCCTCCACGAGGAGACGACCGAGACGGCGCTGGCGATGGCCGAGACCTGGCGGATCCCCTACATCCAGACGGTCGACGACTTCCTGGTGGCCGAGGACGGCCTGAGGATCAGCCGCCGCTGGCTGCATGCATTCGTGGTCTCCAGCGACGAGCTGCGCGACGTCCTGACCGACGACCTCGCCGTCCCGGCCGACCGGGTGACGGTGATCCCCCCCGGGATCCTCGTCGAGCCCGCACCGTCCTCGCCCCCGTCGCGGTCGGGCGAGCCCAAGGTCCCCGTCGTGGGCGTCGCCGGGCCGCCCCTGGCCGAGACCGGCTTCGCGATCTTCCTGGAGGCCGCCAAGATTGTGCTGGCCCGGGGCCGCGACCTGGAGTTCCTGATCGCCGTCCAGGGGGGCGACTCGCTCGAGGTCCGCCGCCACGCGATGGCGCTCCGGATCCAGGAGCGCGTCACGGTCGCCGACTTCGACGTCGTCGGCCCCCGCCTCTGGTCGGTGCTCGACGTCTATTGCCAGCCCTCGCTGGAGCCCAGCGCCGGGCGCACGCTGACGCTGGCCCTAGTCCAGGGGGTCCCCAGCATCGCGGCCAACGTCCGCGGCCTGCGCGGGCTGATCGAGCCCGGCCGCTCGGGCCTGCTCGTGCCGCCCGACGACCCCGCGAGCCTCGCCGACGCGATGCTCGACCTGCTGGACCACCCCGAACGGGCCCAGGATCTGGGGGCCGCCGCCCGCACCACGCTCCGCGCCCGGTTCGACCTCGACGCCGAGGCGGACAAGCTCGCCGCCCTCTACCGCAAGGCCGCCGAGCCGCCGCCGTCGCCCGCCGACGCCGGGAGCACGCCGAGCACGGGCGCGCCGTCCACGTCCTGA
- a CDS encoding carboxy terminal-processing peptidase — protein MPRIALRPLSLVAILFLMAAIVGAQAPVPTDEDKEIAKTVVDLLERGHMARPVIDDEIAVKWCDNFLKDLDPQKYYFLKADIEEFKKSAKDLDDQIREGDISFAKKVFERYLQRQDERYKTVTELLAKPFDFTVDEFLTDDPDKIEYAVDKAEADERWRKKLKFEQLQLRMDDSTEPADIVQKLTVRYRDRNRLFHQFDSGELLEVYLTSLTRTFDPHSSYLGPKNLEDMLNQQLHLSLEGIGASLRSEDGYAVVAEVVPGMAADKDGRLQPDDKIVAIRKDEGGEIDLVEKKLSDVVRYIRGPRGTAVHLIVQPAGTKERKEYTIVRERVELTEQHAKGKILESKVDGKAVKLGVINLPAFYGDTMAILRGDPNAVSATADCRKLLVEFKKAGVEAVIVDLRDNGGGLLEEAKTLSGLFIDTGPVVQIKEVVGVKHLDDDDEGTAWDGPLAVLINKSSASASEIFAGVIRDYGRGLIIGDSSTFGKGTVQSIVNIGEHARRRDRGGKNRGALKLTIQQFFRANGDSTQMTGVTPHIHLPSIRDYMDLGEGKLDNALKFEKVAPLAHDNYNRTPDDLVAALDARSTGRRKDDAKFQKLEERIKQFVDRKAKHSIPLNEAKFKAEFVPDDEEKAADEKEKKDKKAKKKFIEREVWMSDFYNDEILRIVGDYLTLGSKVLAAAPVRAAAVDQ, from the coding sequence ATGCCCCGAATCGCATTACGTCCGCTTTCTCTGGTGGCGATCCTGTTCCTGATGGCCGCGATCGTGGGCGCCCAGGCCCCCGTCCCCACCGATGAGGACAAGGAAATCGCGAAGACCGTCGTCGACCTTCTGGAGCGCGGCCACATGGCCCGCCCGGTCATCGACGACGAGATCGCGGTCAAGTGGTGCGACAACTTCCTCAAGGACCTCGACCCCCAGAAGTACTACTTCCTGAAGGCCGACATCGAGGAATTCAAGAAGAGCGCCAAGGACCTCGACGACCAGATCCGCGAGGGCGACATCTCGTTCGCCAAGAAGGTCTTCGAGCGTTACCTCCAACGCCAGGACGAGCGCTACAAGACCGTGACCGAGCTGCTCGCCAAGCCGTTCGACTTCACGGTCGACGAGTTCCTGACCGACGACCCCGACAAGATCGAGTACGCGGTCGACAAGGCCGAGGCCGACGAACGCTGGCGGAAGAAGCTCAAGTTCGAGCAGCTGCAGCTCCGGATGGACGACTCCACCGAGCCCGCCGACATCGTCCAGAAGCTCACCGTCCGCTACCGCGACCGCAACCGCCTGTTCCACCAGTTCGACTCCGGCGAGCTGCTTGAGGTCTACCTGACCAGCCTCACCCGGACCTTCGACCCGCACTCGTCGTACCTCGGGCCCAAGAACCTCGAGGACATGCTCAACCAGCAGCTCCACCTGTCGCTGGAAGGCATCGGCGCCTCGCTGCGTTCCGAGGACGGCTACGCCGTGGTCGCCGAGGTCGTGCCCGGCATGGCCGCCGACAAGGACGGCCGGCTCCAGCCCGACGACAAGATCGTGGCGATCCGCAAGGACGAGGGCGGCGAGATCGACCTCGTCGAGAAGAAGCTCAGCGATGTCGTCCGCTACATCCGCGGCCCCCGCGGCACCGCCGTCCACCTGATCGTCCAGCCGGCCGGCACCAAGGAGCGGAAGGAATACACGATCGTCCGCGAGCGGGTCGAGCTGACCGAGCAGCACGCCAAGGGCAAGATCCTCGAGTCCAAGGTCGACGGCAAGGCCGTCAAGCTGGGCGTCATCAACCTGCCCGCCTTCTACGGCGACACGATGGCCATCCTGCGTGGCGACCCCAACGCCGTCAGCGCCACGGCCGACTGCCGCAAGCTGCTGGTCGAGTTCAAGAAGGCCGGCGTCGAGGCCGTGATCGTCGACCTCCGCGACAACGGCGGCGGCCTGCTGGAAGAGGCCAAGACCCTCTCCGGCCTGTTCATCGACACCGGCCCGGTCGTCCAGATCAAGGAAGTCGTGGGCGTGAAGCACCTCGACGACGACGACGAGGGGACCGCCTGGGACGGGCCGCTCGCCGTGCTGATCAACAAGTCCAGCGCCAGCGCCTCGGAGATCTTCGCCGGCGTGATCCGCGACTACGGCCGCGGGCTGATCATCGGCGACTCCAGCACCTTCGGCAAGGGGACCGTGCAGAGCATCGTCAACATCGGCGAGCACGCCCGTCGCCGCGACCGCGGCGGCAAGAACCGCGGCGCGCTCAAGCTGACGATCCAGCAGTTCTTCCGGGCCAACGGCGACAGCACCCAGATGACCGGGGTCACCCCCCACATCCACCTGCCGTCGATCCGCGACTACATGGACCTCGGCGAGGGCAAGCTCGACAACGCCCTGAAGTTCGAGAAGGTCGCCCCGCTGGCCCACGACAACTACAACCGCACCCCCGACGACCTGGTCGCCGCCCTCGACGCCCGGTCGACCGGCCGCCGCAAGGACGACGCCAAGTTCCAGAAGCTGGAAGAGCGGATCAAGCAGTTCGTCGACCGCAAGGCGAAGCACTCGATCCCGCTCAACGAGGCCAAGTTCAAGGCCGAGTTCGTCCCCGACGACGAGGAGAAGGCGGCCGACGAGAAGGAGAAGAAGGACAAGAAGGCCAAGAAGAAGTTCATCGAGCGCGAGGTCTGGATGAGCGACTTCTACAACGACGAGATCCTCCGCATCGTCGGCGACTACCTGACCCTCGGCTCCAAGGTCCTCGCCGCCGCCCCCGTCCGGGCCGCCGCCGTCGACCAGTGA
- a CDS encoding type I phosphomannose isomerase catalytic subunit: MQPLPLEPLAFTPILRRLVWGGRRLGALMGKPIGEGDDYAESWEVADYKDAVSVVRDGPLAGTSLRDLVADRPAELFGRRREAPSQFPLLVKILDARESLSVQVHPDDALGRELVADNGKTEAWVVLAAEPGALIYAGLRAGVGREDLERGIRSGEVEPLLHRFEPKIGDCVLVEAGTVHAIGAGVMLAEVQQMSDATFRVFDWNRVDAQGRPRELHIDQALRSIDFDRGPVDPIVTSPLVLEDGDVLEPLARCKYFELERLTIETPAEVGRDDRFTILMVLDGEIRVRRPAGDRPFRRGETVLLPAAIGPTMIFPVGRAVVLACQQP, encoded by the coding sequence ATGCAGCCCCTCCCGCTCGAACCGCTCGCGTTCACGCCGATCCTCCGCCGGCTCGTCTGGGGCGGGAGACGGCTCGGCGCCCTGATGGGCAAGCCGATCGGCGAGGGCGACGACTACGCCGAGAGCTGGGAGGTCGCCGACTACAAGGACGCCGTCAGCGTCGTCCGCGACGGCCCGCTCGCCGGCACATCCCTCCGCGACCTGGTGGCGGACCGCCCCGCCGAGCTGTTCGGCCGCCGCCGCGAGGCGCCCTCGCAGTTCCCGCTGCTGGTCAAGATCCTCGACGCCCGGGAGTCGCTGTCGGTCCAGGTCCACCCCGACGACGCCCTGGGCCGCGAGCTGGTCGCCGACAACGGCAAGACCGAGGCCTGGGTCGTCCTCGCCGCCGAGCCGGGGGCCCTGATCTACGCCGGCCTCAGGGCGGGCGTCGGGCGGGAAGACCTCGAACGCGGGATCCGCTCGGGCGAGGTCGAGCCGCTGCTGCACCGCTTCGAGCCCAAGATCGGCGACTGCGTGCTGGTCGAGGCCGGGACGGTCCACGCGATCGGGGCGGGGGTCATGCTCGCCGAGGTCCAGCAGATGTCCGACGCGACCTTCCGCGTCTTCGACTGGAACCGCGTCGACGCCCAGGGCCGGCCCCGCGAGCTGCACATCGACCAGGCGCTGCGCTCGATCGACTTCGACCGCGGCCCCGTCGACCCGATCGTGACGTCGCCGCTCGTGCTGGAGGACGGCGACGTCCTCGAGCCCCTGGCGCGGTGCAAGTACTTCGAGCTGGAGCGGCTGACGATCGAGACGCCGGCCGAGGTCGGCCGCGACGACCGGTTCACGATCCTGATGGTCCTGGACGGGGAGATCCGCGTCCGCCGCCCCGCCGGCGACCGGCCGTTCCGCCGGGGGGAGACCGTCCTCTTGCCGGCGGCGATCGGCCCGACGATGATCTTCCCCGTCGGCCGGGCCGTCGTCCTGGCCTGCCAGCAGCCCTGA
- the tatC gene encoding twin-arginine translocase subunit TatC, with the protein MPSDRDLFTEEQTMVTMSFGEHLEELRVRLILALAGLFLGVLIVFIPPLDIGKRVMEQMEAPAKVALTKFYKNEYAKKRAVAEAAKTVSDAMQAEIPAESFIEALRRLAPDAKLPEAAAVKGQTLAFPIRYKLAELIDASEQSVLVFDNSLISLGPLETITIYFMVCLVAGLVMASPWVFYQIWAFIAAGLYRHERHYVMRFLPVSLGLFMGGVALCFWFVLPLTLAFLLDFNVWLGVAPTLRLSEWMSFATMLPLVFGVAFQTPLVMLFLQRIGIFTVDDYRSKRKFAILIITIAAAVLTPGQDPISMSLLAAPMIVLYELGIILIARGSKTAAPMRA; encoded by the coding sequence ATGCCCAGCGATCGCGACCTCTTCACCGAAGAGCAGACGATGGTGACGATGAGCTTCGGCGAGCACCTCGAGGAGCTGCGCGTGCGGCTCATCCTGGCGCTGGCCGGCCTCTTCCTCGGCGTCCTGATCGTCTTCATCCCCCCCCTCGACATCGGCAAGCGGGTGATGGAGCAGATGGAGGCCCCCGCCAAGGTGGCCCTCACGAAGTTCTACAAGAACGAGTACGCCAAGAAGCGGGCGGTCGCCGAGGCCGCCAAGACGGTCTCCGACGCGATGCAGGCCGAGATCCCGGCCGAGTCGTTCATCGAGGCGCTCCGCAGGCTCGCCCCCGACGCGAAGCTCCCGGAGGCCGCCGCCGTCAAGGGGCAGACCCTCGCCTTCCCCATCCGATACAAGCTCGCCGAGCTGATCGACGCCAGCGAGCAGTCCGTGCTCGTGTTCGACAACTCCCTGATCTCGCTGGGGCCGCTGGAGACGATCACGATCTACTTCATGGTCTGCCTCGTCGCCGGGCTGGTGATGGCGAGCCCCTGGGTCTTCTACCAGATCTGGGCGTTCATCGCCGCCGGGCTGTACCGGCACGAGCGGCATTACGTGATGCGGTTCCTGCCGGTCTCGCTCGGGCTGTTCATGGGAGGCGTGGCCCTTTGCTTCTGGTTCGTGCTGCCCCTGACCCTGGCCTTCCTGCTGGATTTCAACGTCTGGCTGGGCGTCGCGCCCACCCTGCGGCTGAGCGAGTGGATGAGCTTCGCGACGATGCTCCCCCTGGTCTTCGGCGTGGCCTTCCAGACCCCCCTGGTCATGCTCTTCCTGCAGCGGATCGGGATCTTCACGGTCGACGACTACCGCAGCAAGCGGAAGTTCGCGATCCTGATCATCACCATCGCCGCGGCCGTGCTGACCCCCGGCCAGGACCCGATCAGCATGTCGCTGCTG